One window from the genome of Cryobacterium sp. GrIS_2_6 encodes:
- a CDS encoding biotin--[acetyl-CoA-carboxylase] ligase yields MQFPLSREAVTRFEYLDEAGSTNDELVGHATGADAAGWPHLSTVVTDSQTRGRGRLGRTWLAPTGKSLAISVLLRPLVGTGTGEGAPLPVDRFGWFPLLAGAAMTIAVRAEVEASLLAGAPSAGTSAAGPDDGEHPAHEVTLKWPNDVLIDGYKVSGILSELLPDTHGLVIGAGLNLSLDEHDLPTLTSTSLLLVTGRAPQADAVLARYLIELAALTAAFLAANGDPVASGLLGTVTALCGTLGSKVRVQLPGGDDLVGVASALDESGRLIVENQATGEPQAVAAGDVTHLRY; encoded by the coding sequence ATGCAGTTTCCACTCAGCCGCGAGGCGGTGACCCGGTTCGAGTACCTCGACGAGGCCGGATCCACGAACGACGAGCTCGTCGGCCACGCGACGGGGGCGGATGCCGCCGGCTGGCCGCACCTGTCGACCGTCGTCACCGACAGCCAGACTCGCGGCAGGGGCAGGCTCGGCCGCACCTGGCTCGCCCCCACCGGCAAGTCGCTCGCCATCTCCGTGCTGCTGCGCCCGCTCGTCGGAACGGGCACCGGAGAGGGCGCCCCTCTCCCGGTGGACCGCTTCGGTTGGTTCCCGCTCCTCGCCGGCGCCGCGATGACCATCGCCGTGCGCGCGGAGGTCGAGGCGAGCCTCCTCGCCGGCGCCCCGTCCGCGGGCACGTCGGCCGCCGGCCCCGACGACGGTGAACACCCCGCCCACGAGGTGACCCTGAAGTGGCCCAACGACGTGCTGATCGACGGCTACAAGGTGTCCGGCATCCTCTCGGAGCTCTTGCCGGACACGCACGGGCTCGTGATCGGCGCCGGCCTCAACCTCTCCCTCGACGAGCACGACCTGCCGACGCTGACCTCGACCTCGCTGCTCCTCGTGACCGGCCGCGCACCCCAAGCGGATGCCGTGCTCGCCCGCTACCTGATCGAACTCGCCGCTCTCACGGCCGCGTTCCTCGCGGCGAACGGGGACCCGGTCGCGAGCGGTCTCCTTGGTACCGTCACGGCACTGTGCGGCACCCTCGGCTCGAAGGTGCGGGTGCAACTGCCCGGCGGTGACGACCTCGTCGGGGTCGCGAGCGCGCTCGACGAGTCGGGCCGGCTGATCGTGGAGAACCAGGCCACCGGCGAGCCGCAGGCCGTCGCGGCGGGCGATGTGACCCACCTGAGGTATTAA
- a CDS encoding 5-(carboxyamino)imidazole ribonucleotide synthase, with the protein MSTTVGVIGGGQLARMLIPAAVNLGIDLRVLAEADGMSASLAATKVGDYHDLDTVLAFAETVDVITFDHEHVPQAVLRELVARGFTVRPGPEALVFAQEKIEMRRRLGELGLPVPDWAAVENTAELAVFIADHGGRAVVKTPRGGYDGKGVRVVTHKHEVDDWFMALAEDANGGALLVEEHVPYTRELAQLVARRPSGQVAVWPVVETVQRDGVCAEVVAPAPLSSGRLAAVAADIATRVAEGIGVCGVMAVELFETTDERLLINELAMRPHNSGHWSIEGSTTSQFEQHLRAVLDLPLGATTPRDEWSVMVNILGGPAEGALSDRYPAAFAAHPSAKVHNYGKDPRPGRKVGHVTVGGADLDDVAYEARATAAFFQD; encoded by the coding sequence ATGAGCACGACAGTCGGCGTAATCGGGGGCGGCCAGCTGGCCCGGATGCTGATCCCCGCTGCGGTGAACCTCGGGATCGACCTGCGCGTCCTGGCCGAGGCCGACGGCATGTCGGCCAGCCTCGCCGCGACCAAGGTGGGGGACTATCACGACCTCGATACGGTCCTCGCCTTCGCCGAGACCGTCGACGTGATCACCTTCGACCATGAGCACGTGCCCCAGGCCGTGCTCCGTGAACTCGTCGCCCGCGGGTTCACCGTGCGCCCGGGACCCGAGGCCCTCGTCTTCGCCCAGGAAAAGATCGAGATGCGCCGGCGCCTCGGCGAGCTCGGGCTCCCGGTTCCGGACTGGGCAGCTGTCGAGAACACGGCGGAGCTCGCCGTCTTCATCGCCGACCACGGCGGTCGCGCCGTGGTCAAGACGCCGCGGGGCGGCTACGACGGCAAGGGCGTCCGGGTCGTCACGCACAAGCACGAGGTCGACGACTGGTTCATGGCGCTCGCCGAGGACGCTAACGGCGGCGCCCTGCTTGTCGAGGAGCACGTGCCGTACACCCGCGAGCTGGCCCAGCTCGTGGCCAGGCGCCCGTCCGGCCAGGTCGCCGTGTGGCCCGTCGTCGAGACCGTGCAGCGCGACGGCGTCTGTGCCGAAGTTGTCGCCCCCGCGCCGCTGTCGAGCGGCCGCCTCGCCGCGGTCGCCGCCGACATCGCCACGCGAGTCGCGGAGGGCATCGGCGTGTGCGGCGTGATGGCCGTCGAGCTCTTCGAGACGACGGATGAGCGCCTCCTGATCAACGAGCTGGCGATGCGCCCGCACAACAGCGGCCACTGGTCGATCGAAGGATCGACTACGAGCCAGTTCGAACAGCACCTCCGCGCCGTGCTCGACCTCCCGCTCGGTGCGACGACGCCGCGCGACGAGTGGTCGGTGATGGTGAACATCCTCGGCGGACCCGCAGAAGGCGCACTTTCCGATCGGTACCCGGCCGCTTTCGCCGCGCATCCGTCGGCGAAGGTGCACAACTATGGGAAGGACCCACGACCCGGCCGTAAGGTTGGCCACGTCACCGTGGGAGGGGCGGATCTGGACGACGTCGCCTATGAAGCGCGTGCCACTGCGGCGTTTTTTCAGGACTGA
- the purE gene encoding 5-(carboxyamino)imidazole ribonucleotide mutase: protein MGSDSDWPVMSDAAQLLRDFGIDYEVQVVSAHRTPRKMIAYGEDAHGRGLKVIIAGAGGAAHLPGMLAAVTALPVVGVPVPLSRLDGLDSLLSIVQMPAGVPVATVSIGGARNAALIAVKILALSDAGLHDKLLAYALDLAAQVEQKNSDLQAKL, encoded by the coding sequence ATGGGCTCCGATTCCGACTGGCCGGTTATGAGCGATGCCGCGCAGCTTCTGCGGGACTTCGGGATTGACTACGAAGTCCAGGTCGTGTCCGCGCACCGCACACCCAGGAAGATGATCGCCTACGGAGAGGATGCCCATGGGCGCGGCCTCAAGGTCATCATCGCCGGCGCCGGCGGTGCAGCGCACCTCCCCGGCATGCTCGCCGCCGTCACCGCGCTTCCCGTCGTCGGCGTTCCCGTTCCACTCAGCCGGCTGGACGGCCTCGACTCCCTGCTCTCGATCGTGCAGATGCCGGCCGGAGTACCCGTCGCGACCGTCTCAATCGGCGGGGCCCGCAACGCGGCGCTCATCGCCGTGAAGATCCTGGCCCTCTCCGACGCCGGCCTGCACGACAAGCTCCTCGCCTACGCACTCGACCTCGCCGCACAGGTCGAACAGAAGAATTCGGATCTCCAAGCCAAGCTATGA
- a CDS encoding PH domain-containing protein: protein MTNNRGTGPADPGAPAERVVAALRPHGRVLLWPTLALLGVCTATGYFSGNLAEPWQDSALLWVAGAVVVLLWLLPLASWLNRRYTITTRRIIFRRGFFVRTRQELLHSRGYDVRVRTTWLQTLSGSGDVIIASGSERPLVLKDVPNATLVQRVLHDLIEQSQTGFDSRRREESAFAADQTTIWNGR from the coding sequence ATGACGAACAACAGGGGGACGGGCCCGGCAGATCCGGGGGCCCCGGCCGAACGGGTCGTGGCCGCGCTGCGCCCGCACGGGCGCGTGCTGCTCTGGCCGACCCTCGCGTTGCTCGGCGTCTGCACGGCAACGGGGTATTTCTCCGGCAACCTCGCGGAGCCGTGGCAGGACAGCGCCCTGCTCTGGGTTGCCGGCGCGGTCGTCGTGCTGCTCTGGCTGCTGCCGCTCGCGTCCTGGCTGAACCGGCGGTACACGATCACGACGCGGCGCATCATCTTCCGGCGCGGTTTCTTCGTGCGGACCCGGCAGGAGCTGCTGCACAGCCGTGGCTACGACGTGAGGGTGCGGACTACCTGGCTGCAGACCCTGAGTGGTTCGGGCGACGTGATCATCGCCTCGGGCTCCGAACGGCCGCTCGTGCTGAAGGACGTGCCCAATGCGACCCTGGTGCAGCGCGTGCTGCACGACCTCATCGAGCAGTCGCAGACCGGATTCGATTCGCGGCGGCGCGAGGAATCAGCGTTCGCTGCCGACCAGACGACCATCTGGAATGGTCGCTAG
- a CDS encoding GtrA family protein, with translation MPITSGKSARLVALAIQIASFGAVGLVGFAVDFSVFNLLRTTVFDPHLVHAGPIYAKVVSTILAIAVNWIGNRYWTFGKSRQSQTLREGIEFFGVSLVGMGIGLACLWVSHYVLGHTSVVADNISSNVIGLILGAIFRFVLYRYWVFAPHRRVVAPVTASLATIPDGRLVGSER, from the coding sequence ATGCCGATTACCTCGGGAAAATCAGCACGGCTCGTCGCCCTCGCGATTCAGATCGCGAGCTTCGGCGCCGTGGGACTCGTCGGCTTCGCCGTCGACTTCTCGGTGTTCAATCTGCTCCGTACCACGGTCTTCGATCCGCACCTGGTCCACGCCGGGCCGATCTACGCCAAGGTCGTCTCAACCATCCTCGCCATCGCCGTGAACTGGATCGGGAACCGGTACTGGACCTTCGGCAAGAGCCGCCAGTCCCAGACCCTCCGCGAGGGAATCGAATTCTTCGGCGTCAGCCTCGTCGGCATGGGCATCGGACTCGCCTGCCTGTGGGTGAGCCACTACGTGCTCGGCCACACCAGCGTCGTCGCCGACAACATCTCCTCGAACGTGATCGGCCTCATCCTCGGCGCCATCTTCCGCTTCGTGCTCTACCGCTACTGGGTCTTCGCCCCGCACCGTCGCGTTGTCGCTCCGGTGACGGCGAGCCTAGCGACCATTCCAGATGGTCGTCTGGTCGGCAGCGAACGCTGA